One genomic region from Terriglobus aquaticus encodes:
- a CDS encoding twin-arginine translocation signal domain-containing protein: MTSRSGRTGASACSNVPHPDLALSRRDMVKLSGMAGVAALTGNAGAAQQNTPQHRPRIACLVSYWGAPNSHADWIIDKLMDGYWWHGAHTPSRVDVVSVYIHQLDTSPLGQKVCAAKNIPIYKTVAEAVTLGGKDLAVDGVVIVAEHGNYPTNLKGQWMLPRWWIYQQVIRVFEQSNRAVPVFNDKHFSWDWDEAKWMFDKSRELGFPLTGGSSIPAYFRKPEIELTPGTPIRNSIVVGDAADEGALFHCVDVLQAFVDRRKGGETGVRSVQSIRGPESWNWVQHTAWANNLFEAVRKQFNLEPDQIQKVRNPNVTVVEYNDGTNGAVITGAGVGWTYAADIAGQPSPTLISMLGWPGPLSQYHASNAHSHWAIEMMLTKQEPFNAERLLLATGITDFAMDSCWQNGRYSAVGRRVPTPFLNMTYQSTHGPLFETAPRPPNTPYLRGFQS, translated from the coding sequence ATGACCAGCCGTTCCGGACGCACCGGCGCATCCGCCTGCTCCAACGTTCCGCACCCGGACCTCGCCCTTTCCCGGCGCGACATGGTCAAGCTCTCCGGCATGGCCGGAGTGGCGGCCCTCACCGGCAACGCCGGCGCCGCGCAGCAAAATACCCCGCAGCACCGCCCGCGCATTGCCTGCCTGGTCAGCTACTGGGGCGCACCCAACTCCCACGCGGACTGGATCATCGACAAGCTCATGGACGGCTACTGGTGGCACGGCGCCCACACCCCGTCACGCGTCGACGTCGTCTCCGTCTACATCCATCAGCTCGACACCAGCCCATTAGGCCAAAAGGTCTGCGCCGCAAAGAACATTCCCATCTACAAGACGGTCGCCGAAGCCGTCACCCTCGGCGGCAAGGATCTCGCCGTCGACGGTGTCGTCATCGTCGCCGAACACGGCAACTACCCCACCAACCTCAAAGGCCAGTGGATGCTGCCGCGCTGGTGGATCTACCAGCAGGTGATCCGCGTCTTCGAGCAGAGCAACCGCGCCGTCCCCGTCTTCAACGACAAGCATTTCTCCTGGGACTGGGACGAAGCCAAGTGGATGTTCGACAAGTCCCGCGAGCTCGGCTTCCCGCTCACCGGCGGCTCCTCCATCCCGGCCTACTTCCGCAAACCTGAGATTGAACTCACACCTGGCACGCCCATCCGCAACTCCATCGTGGTCGGCGACGCTGCCGACGAAGGCGCCCTCTTCCACTGCGTCGACGTCCTCCAGGCCTTCGTCGATCGCCGCAAAGGCGGCGAAACCGGCGTCCGCTCCGTGCAGTCCATTCGCGGCCCCGAAAGCTGGAACTGGGTGCAACACACTGCCTGGGCCAACAACCTGTTCGAAGCCGTCCGCAAGCAGTTCAACCTAGAGCCCGACCAGATCCAGAAAGTCCGCAACCCCAACGTCACCGTCGTCGAGTACAACGACGGCACCAACGGCGCTGTCATCACCGGCGCGGGCGTCGGCTGGACCTACGCCGCCGACATCGCGGGTCAGCCCTCCCCCACCCTCATCTCCATGCTCGGCTGGCCCGGCCCCTTATCGCAGTACCACGCCTCCAACGCCCATTCCCATTGGGCGATCGAGATGATGCTGACTAAGCAGGAACCCTTCAACGCCGAGCGCCTCCTGCTCGCCACCGGCATCACCGACTTCGCCATGGACTCCTGCTGGCAGAACGGCCGCTACTCCGCCGTGGGCCGCCGCGTCCCCACGCCATTCCTCAACATGACCTACCAATCGACCCACGGCCCGCTCTTCGAAACCGCCCCGCGCCCGCCCAACACGCCCTACCTTCGCGGCTTCCAGTCCTGA
- a CDS encoding lactonase family protein, producing MNRRELIAALSAGVLMSNVESAAATAQQSSKRAPGTVRLLIGTSKRDSKGLYTAYFSNGTLSAPALAEPARNPSFLALPRPDYPVLFAVTQPEDLPSHASSFTHPPMSDRPDGDQFQKISDAPSHGKGGCHVGVSPDGHSVFIANYAGASVASFHADDRGALTLASHIDFPPDGHGPNPDRQQQSYIHSALSSPDGNFVLVNDLGLDRIHIFRLDHATAKLTPHGEWHAEPGSGPRHLALHPNGHWIYCIHELNSTVVLLHWNAAEGTLTTAGQPISTLPPGVDAAGKRASELAFSHDLRFLYASNRVHESFTVYSIDPQTGALSTVQHLENPGKESRHIALSPDGKFFLSANQFSDEISVFPIDTATGKLGDRTSTVPIAGPSCLLFA from the coding sequence ATGAACCGCCGCGAGCTCATCGCCGCACTCTCAGCAGGGGTACTCATGTCGAACGTCGAATCCGCCGCCGCTACCGCACAGCAGTCCAGCAAACGCGCCCCGGGAACCGTCCGCCTCCTCATCGGCACCAGCAAGCGCGACTCCAAGGGCCTCTACACCGCCTACTTTTCCAACGGCACCCTGTCTGCACCAGCGCTCGCGGAGCCCGCCCGCAACCCCAGCTTCCTCGCGCTGCCCCGCCCGGACTACCCCGTCCTCTTCGCCGTCACGCAGCCCGAAGATCTGCCTTCGCACGCAAGCTCGTTCACACACCCGCCCATGAGCGACCGTCCCGACGGCGACCAGTTCCAGAAGATCAGCGATGCCCCGTCACACGGTAAAGGCGGCTGCCACGTCGGCGTCTCGCCCGACGGCCATTCCGTCTTCATCGCCAACTACGCCGGCGCCTCCGTCGCCTCGTTCCACGCCGACGACCGCGGCGCCCTCACGCTCGCCTCCCACATCGACTTCCCGCCCGACGGCCACGGTCCCAACCCCGACCGCCAGCAGCAGAGCTACATCCACTCCGCGCTCAGCTCACCCGACGGCAACTTCGTCCTCGTCAACGATCTCGGCCTCGACCGCATCCACATCTTCCGCCTCGACCACGCCACCGCAAAACTGACTCCGCACGGCGAGTGGCATGCGGAGCCTGGCTCTGGCCCGCGTCACCTCGCCCTGCATCCCAACGGCCACTGGATCTACTGCATCCACGAGCTCAACTCCACCGTCGTCCTCCTCCACTGGAACGCCGCGGAAGGCACGCTCACCACCGCCGGCCAGCCCATCTCCACGCTGCCCCCGGGCGTCGACGCCGCCGGCAAGCGCGCCTCCGAGCTCGCCTTCTCCCACGACCTCCGCTTCCTCTACGCCAGCAACCGCGTCCACGAGTCCTTCACCGTGTACAGCATCGACCCGCAGACTGGCGCGCTCAGCACTGTCCAGCATCTCGAAAACCCCGGCAAGGAATCACGCCACATCGCCCTCAGCCCCGACGGCAAGTTCTTCCTCAGCGCCAACCAGTTCTCCGACGAGATCAGCGTCTTCCCCATCGACACCGCCACCGGCAAGCTCGGCGACCGCACCTCCACCGTCCCCATCGCCGGCCCCAGTTGCCTGCTCTTCGCATAA